From the genome of Bradyrhizobium sp. ORS 278:
GCTGGTTGCCGCCCGACAGAGTACCGACCGTCGTTCGCACGTCCGTCGTCCGGATGTTGAGCCGCTCCCGCTGGCGATCGGCATTCTCGGTCTCGCTTGCGGTATCGACCAGTCCGAAGCGCGAATGGGAAGCGAGGTCCGGCAGCGAGATGTTCTCGGCGATCGCGAGGTCGAGCAGCAGGCCGCAGCCCTTGCGGTCTTCCGGCACGAGATAGATGCCGCGATCGATCGCGGTGCGCGGCGTGGCGATGCGGATCGGCGTACCTTCGAGATGGACGCCGCCGGCGAGCAGGGGATCGACGCCGAAGATGGCGCGCGCAAGCTCGGTGCGGCCCGAGCCGACCAGGCCGGCAAGCCCGAGGATCTCGCCACGCCGGAGCTGCAGGCTGACGCTCTGGCCTGGATAGGTGGAGGTCACGGCATCGACGACGTCGAGAACGGCACCGCCCGGCGGCGCGGCCGGCGGGACGTAGATGGAGCGCAGGTCGCGGCCGATCATCAGCCGGATCATCGCGGCAGGATTGAGCTGGTCGCGGGCCAGCGCGCCGACCATGCGGCCATCGCGCAGCACGATGGCGCGGTCGGCGCATTGCATCACCTCGTTCAGGCGATGGGTGATGAAGATGACGCTGACGCCGTCGGCCTTCAGGCCGGCGATGACCTGCATCAGCCGCTCGGTCTCGGACAATGTGAGGCTCGACGTCGGCTCGTCCATGATGACACAGCGCGCGTCGAGCGAGAGCGCCTTGATGATCTCGACCAGCTGGCGCTGCGCCAGCGACAACTCGGCCAGCGGCGTGTCGGGCTCGAAATCCGCGCCGAGCCGCGCGATCAGCGGCCGCACCTTGGCCGTGAGCGCCGTGCGATCGATCAGCCGCAGCGGCCCGCCATAGACCGGCTCGCGACCGATATAGACGTTGCCGGCGACGTCGAGATTGTCGAACAGGTTCAGCTCCTGGTGCACGAAGGCGATGCCGGCGGCGATCGCATCCGTGACTGTGTAGCTGGTCCGGTCGCTGCCATCGATCCGGATCGTCCCGCGGCTCGGCGCCACGACGCCGCCGAGCACGCGCATCAAGGTCGACTTGCCGGCGCCATTCTCGCCGAGCAGCGCGATCACTTCGCCCGGCGCGACCGACAGGCTGACGTGGTCGAGCGCGACCACGCCAGGATAGGTCTTGCCGATGTCGATCAGCTCGAGGAAGGGCTCGCGCACGCCGGCCGTCGCGTCACTTCTTCAGCATCGTCTTCATCTGCGCCATGAAGTCGTCGACGTTCGACTTCTCGATCACCTTGCCGGGCACGATGATGATGCCGTTGGCCGGAACGCCGGACTTGTCGCCCTGCACCACCTTCGCCATCAGCTTCATGCCCTGATAGCCCCACTCGAACGGCTGCTGCACGACGGTGCCCTCGATGGCGCCGTCCTTGACGCCGCCAAGCGTGATCGGATCCTCGTCGAAGCCGATGATCTTGATCTTGCCGAGCTTGCCGGCCTCCTTCAGCACCTCGTAGATCCGCGGCGTGTTGTAGGAGTAGAAGCCGACCAGACAGCTCACGTCCGGCATGGCCGCCAGGATGTCCTCGACATTGCGCTTGGCGCGGGTCTGATCGATCTCGTCGCCGCGGACGTCGACCAGCTCGACCTTCGAGCCCTTGATCGTCTCCTTCACGCCCTCGATGCGCTCGCGCGCATTGTCGGCGCCGAGCAGGCCGACGAAGCCGACGCACTTGCCGCCATTCGGCAGCGCCTTCAGCATCAGCTTGCCGGCATCCTTGCCGAGTTCGGTGTTGGAGGAGCCGATATAGGCAATGCGCTTCGATTGCGGCGCGTCGCTGTCGGTGGTGAAGAGCACCGTCTGTCCGGCGATCTTGTTGAGATGCTCGGTCTGGTTCTTCGGATCGACGGCGCTGACCATGATGCCGGCGGCGCCGGCCGCGACGAGATCATCCAGCATGCGCTGCTGCACGGCGGCCGCCGCCTGCTCCGGATATTTGAGCTGCAGGGTGTAATCGGGCAGTTCGCCCTGCGCCTTCTTCAGGCCGGCCTCGGCGATCTTCCAGAAATCGGACGCGCCGTTGACCACGAAGGCGAGCACCTTCTTATCGGCCGCTCCCGCCGAGCCCATGCCGAGCGCCATCGCCAACAGAGCAGACGCGCCGACCATCCAAAGACGCTTCATCGAACCCCTCCCATGTAAGCCGGCCTGCTTGATGCGACCGGCGTTTTGGACTCACGACAGATGCGACTTGCCCGAACGATCGCTCGACCCGGGCCTTGCGGGACCTCCGCCTCGGCGCCGCCGGCATCAGCCGGTCGTCGACCTTTTGAAAGCCACGACCGCCATTCCCGGCACGGAGCGACGTCGGACATTTGCGGCGCCGCTGCCGACAAACGTGCCCCGCTGCGAAGCCGCATTCTGCGGTCTCTCATGAGGGGCGCACCTCAGGTAGCATGGTGGTGACCGGCACGCAACAGATGACCATGACAGTCTGACGCAACTCTCGCGTTTTGCGCCGCGGTACGCTCAGCTTTGCCAAGCCTCGTTATCCAGGACATGCGGCGGCGCAACAGGTCGGCCGCCCCATTCGAGGCGCGCACCTCTTTCTGATCGGATCGAAACAGCGGTTCGACATCGATCCTTCCATGACCCGCAACGGCCGGCGGCGCCCACGGCGGCATCTCGGGTTCTGGGAGAAGCATCCCTCGATCTTGCAGCAGCACTTCCTCAGCGTCAGGGCGGCATGATCTTTCGGCCGCACATCGCATGCGACACCGAGCATCAGGCGGCGCGAAATTGACTTGCTGCACCGCCCTCGTATTGTGGCGGCATATTTCCCGAGTTTGCAGATAAGGTCCGTTGATGACGCGTGAACAGATCTCGGAACTTTGCGTCGCTTCGCTCGCCAAGACTCTCCGTCTCTCTCCTGATCGGATCGATACGACGAGCAAGTTCAGCCGGCTCGGGCTGGACTCTGCGATGGTCGTGTATGTCATGATGGAACTCGAAGAGAAGCTCGGTCTCGAAATGTCGATGGACGACTTGTACGACTATCCGACGATCGACGAGTTGTCGCAGCAGCTGGCAGGTCGTTGCGCGGCACGGTCTGCCGCGTAGGCTCAAGCTCAACACGCGCCCAATGGATCAGTTCGGCTCGCTGGTGGCCCTGCTCGCGGCGCGAGCGCAATCGCAGGCCGACGATCCCGCTTATCTGTTCCTCAACGATCGCGGCACCGAGGAATCGAGGCTGACATTCGGCGACCTGCAGGCGAGAGCCCGCGACATGGCGGCGCGGCTCGCCGACCACGCCGCGCCCGGCGACCGCGCGCTTCTGGTGTTTCCGCCGGGGCTCGAATTCTTTGTTGCCTTTTTCGGCTGCCTGATCGCGGGCATCATCGCCGTTCCCATGATGATGCCGCGGCGGCTGGGAGCGCGTGATGCGAGCGGCGCGATCATCGCCGACTGCGCGCCCAGGCTCGCGCTGAGCAGCTCCGCCTTTGCGCTGCGTGGCGATCTCAGAGAGCGCTTTGCGCGCGACGGGCTGACGTGGCTGGAGGTCGATCTGACGTCATCCGACGCCGGCGGCACCGCGCCGGCACGCCGCATCGAGGCCGACGACGTCGCCTTCCTGCAATACACGTCCGGATCGACATCGGAGCCGAAGGGTGTCGCGGTGAGCCACGCCAACCTGCTCGCCAATTCGGAGATGATCCGCATCGCGCTCGGCAACAGCCGGAGCTCGACCTACGTCAACTGGGTGCCGCTCTATCACGACATGGGGCTGATCCTGAACGCGCTCCAGACGCTGTATGTCGGATCGCTCTGCGTGCTGATGGCGCCCAATGCGTTCACGCAGCGCCCGCTGAACTGGCTGCGCGCGATCGGCCGCTACCGCGCCGAGGTCGCCTGCTGTCCGAACTTCGGCTACGACCTCTGCGCCGCGCGCTATCGCGCCGACCAGATGCAGGATGTCGATCTGTCCTGCTGGAAGGTGGCCCTCAACGGCGCCGAGCCGGTGCGCGCGGACACGCTGCACCGGTTCACGCAGACCTTTGCGCCGCATGGCTTCGCGGCAGAGGCGATCTACCCCGCCTATGGCATGGCGGAGGCCACCCTGCTGATCTCGGGCGGCCGTCGCGGCGCCGGGCCATTGCTCCGCGAGCTCAGCCATCGCGCGTTGCA
Proteins encoded in this window:
- a CDS encoding sugar-binding protein; this encodes MKRLWMVGASALLAMALGMGSAGAADKKVLAFVVNGASDFWKIAEAGLKKAQGELPDYTLQLKYPEQAAAAVQQRMLDDLVAAGAAGIMVSAVDPKNQTEHLNKIAGQTVLFTTDSDAPQSKRIAYIGSSNTELGKDAGKLMLKALPNGGKCVGFVGLLGADNARERIEGVKETIKGSKVELVDVRGDEIDQTRAKRNVEDILAAMPDVSCLVGFYSYNTPRIYEVLKEAGKLGKIKIIGFDEDPITLGGVKDGAIEGTVVQQPFEWGYQGMKLMAKVVQGDKSGVPANGIIIVPGKVIEKSNVDDFMAQMKTMLKK
- a CDS encoding acyl carrier protein, whose product is MTREQISELCVASLAKTLRLSPDRIDTTSKFSRLGLDSAMVVYVMMELEEKLGLEMSMDDLYDYPTIDELSQQLAGRCAARSAA
- a CDS encoding fatty acyl-AMP ligase, with translation MDQFGSLVALLAARAQSQADDPAYLFLNDRGTEESRLTFGDLQARARDMAARLADHAAPGDRALLVFPPGLEFFVAFFGCLIAGIIAVPMMMPRRLGARDASGAIIADCAPRLALSSSAFALRGDLRERFARDGLTWLEVDLTSSDAGGTAPARRIEADDVAFLQYTSGSTSEPKGVAVSHANLLANSEMIRIALGNSRSSTYVNWVPLYHDMGLILNALQTLYVGSLCVLMAPNAFTQRPLNWLRAIGRYRAEVACCPNFGYDLCAARYRADQMQDVDLSCWKVALNGAEPVRADTLHRFTQTFAPHGFAAEAIYPAYGMAEATLLISGGRRGAGPLLRELSHRALQTHRAEAPSTPEDSQVVVGCGRALAGEQIAIVDPESCRRLACDEVGEIWVAGPNVARSYWRNPEATVASLRATITGDASGVSWLRTGDLGFLDADGELFITGRIKDLLIIRGVNHYPQDIEHTVQATDPALRPNCGAAFSVPDEDGSETLAIVQEVERTERKRIDLAELTSMIRERVTEQHEVFARHIALIRPGQLPKTTSGKIQRRRARQMWLDGQLPPLDGAQ
- a CDS encoding sugar ABC transporter ATP-binding protein, coding for MREPFLELIDIGKTYPGVVALDHVSLSVAPGEVIALLGENGAGKSTLMRVLGGVVAPSRGTIRIDGSDRTSYTVTDAIAAGIAFVHQELNLFDNLDVAGNVYIGREPVYGGPLRLIDRTALTAKVRPLIARLGADFEPDTPLAELSLAQRQLVEIIKALSLDARCVIMDEPTSSLTLSETERLMQVIAGLKADGVSVIFITHRLNEVMQCADRAIVLRDGRMVGALARDQLNPAAMIRLMIGRDLRSIYVPPAAPPGGAVLDVVDAVTSTYPGQSVSLQLRRGEILGLAGLVGSGRTELARAIFGVDPLLAGGVHLEGTPIRIATPRTAIDRGIYLVPEDRKGCGLLLDLAIAENISLPDLASHSRFGLVDTASETENADRQRERLNIRTTDVRTTVGTLSGGNQQKVVLAKWLSMRPKVLIFDEPTRGIDVGAKQEIYDMLRRLADSGVAILMISSDMEEVIGVSDRIAVMHEGRISGFLARSEFSEHNVLQLAVGHTI